In the genome of Flavobacterium panacagri, one region contains:
- a CDS encoding RagB/SusD family nutrient uptake outer membrane protein, with amino-acid sequence MKKIYISIVSLMMLGLTSCEDYTDVTPKGSLVIETADQFLELVSLPGRGYPINNFQYLSDDQWMREANVIGRTPNIDILNFTFDESVDRVSLMTGSSFYNQAYNYINRWNTIISLVDNSKGDENTKRLAKAEAKIYRAYDHFLLVNTYAKGYDPSTAATDGGICIMDKFDLEAQPSKSTVAQVYDFIQKDVEEALPYILEKPADVYHPSLAFAYAFKAKVHLFKREIAKAQEAAEKSLSYNNQIFDLVAYNAQGGPTAVAVPAANNVEVLSYMYMTGYNEMNFAQSYIISPELRTLFGTNDARFNLFFNSTSTTNLDQGSGTAYWATQYTRFFYPTVGMKTTEVYLMQAECLARQDKLNEAVAVLNTLRAKRILSGTVNLTVPATRKETMALVINERRKELLLGFNRFFDLKRLNTETEYAKTVTRVFPIVNKTVPQKTYTLQPNSRLYIIPFPLSALQKNPKLTLNTDEKLPF; translated from the coding sequence ATGAAAAAGATATATATATCAATAGTATCACTAATGATGTTAGGTTTGACATCTTGTGAAGATTATACAGACGTAACTCCAAAAGGATCTCTGGTAATCGAAACTGCCGATCAGTTTTTGGAATTGGTATCACTTCCAGGACGTGGTTATCCAATTAATAACTTTCAATATTTGTCAGATGATCAATGGATGAGAGAGGCGAATGTAATAGGAAGAACTCCAAACATCGATATTCTTAATTTTACTTTTGACGAAAGTGTTGATCGAGTTTCATTAATGACCGGATCCAGTTTTTACAATCAGGCTTATAATTACATTAACCGATGGAATACTATTATTTCGTTAGTAGATAATAGTAAGGGAGATGAAAATACGAAACGATTAGCAAAAGCAGAAGCTAAGATTTACCGAGCTTATGATCACTTTTTGTTAGTAAACACTTATGCAAAAGGTTATGATCCTAGCACTGCGGCTACAGATGGTGGAATTTGTATTATGGATAAATTTGATTTAGAAGCACAGCCTTCAAAATCTACTGTGGCACAGGTTTATGATTTTATTCAAAAAGATGTTGAAGAAGCATTGCCGTATATTTTAGAAAAACCAGCTGATGTATATCATCCGTCTTTAGCATTTGCTTATGCTTTTAAAGCGAAAGTTCATTTGTTTAAACGCGAAATTGCAAAAGCTCAGGAAGCTGCTGAAAAATCATTGAGCTATAACAATCAGATATTTGATTTGGTAGCTTATAACGCTCAAGGCGGACCAACTGCAGTTGCTGTTCCTGCTGCCAATAATGTTGAAGTATTAAGTTATATGTATATGACAGGGTATAACGAAATGAACTTTGCACAGAGTTATATTATCAGCCCAGAATTAAGAACATTATTCGGCACAAATGATGCACGTTTTAATTTATTCTTCAATTCTACCAGCACAACCAATTTAGATCAAGGTTCAGGTACAGCGTATTGGGCAACACAATATACAAGATTTTTCTACCCAACAGTTGGGATGAAAACAACCGAAGTGTATTTGATGCAGGCTGAATGTTTGGCAAGACAAGATAAACTGAATGAAGCAGTTGCAGTTTTAAATACCTTAAGAGCAAAACGTATTCTTTCTGGTACTGTAAATTTAACGGTTCCAGCTACTCGAAAAGAAACAATGGCATTGGTTATTAATGAAAGAAGAAAAGAACTGCTTTTAGGTTTTAACCGTTTCTTTGATTTGAAGAGATTGAATACAGAAACCGAATACGCCAAAACGGTTACAAGAGTATTTCCAATAGTAAACAAAACGGTTCCTCAAAAAACGTATACATTGCAGCCAAATTCTCGATTGTATATTATTCCGTTTCCTTTGTCTGCTTTGCAAAAGAACCCAAAATTGACTTTAAATACAGACGAAAAACTTCCATTTTAA
- a CDS encoding zinc-dependent metalloprotease, whose translation MKKLFILLIMLSFGQHGFAQTPEKKADSTSTQPKGMLAYNKVITDKAKSKSGLFMVSQVDTKYYFQIPDSLFNRYMLVVTRFLSTPEGMGVFGGEKANEQTIYFEKGANNTVFLRSLQYRQDVRSADSMLAKALAGSNENPIVAAFPIKTTNPDNGNVVIDVTDVFKKDNAMFAIESKEKTEKKLTSLADDKSFIESIDTYPINIEVKTTKTYTSSTASSGSITLRLNTSIVLLPKTPMRKRFFDERVGYFANKYVLFDDDEQSAQKKFIVQRYRLEPKDKDIKKYLRGELVEPKKQIVYYIDPATPKKWRPYLIAGINDWQKAFEAAGFKNAIVGKEWPEDDKTMSLEDARYSVVRYLASETPNAYGPRISDPRSGEIMESHVGWYHNVMKLVQRWYMIQAGPLDARARKMHLDDELMGQLIRFVSSHEIGHTIGLRHNMGASSATPVEKLRDKKWVEENGHTVSIMDYARFNYVAQPEDNISPKGIYPRIGAYDKWAVEWGYTYYPNAKDEFEEEKTLAKLTTDSLTANPKLWFGGEGKDEDPRSQSEDLGDDSVKASDYGIKNLKRVVPNLIQWTYQPNDAYDNLSDMHKAVVSQYSRYLYHVLKNIGNNYVTKRTVDEKGVVYQPVPKAKVKASIDYVGRQLFTAPLWMYPKEIDQLIPLKTADQISDQQNQILNMLLSSGMLYNISVKAIQFEGAYTVPEFLNDLGQTVWVKFSGDEKQDFYRRSLQRAYVEKLGMLLLPKELEPGKAANAAQRSDVRLYGKQHLVKLREDVTKLMNGATGLSKDHYEAILIEIDKIVSKLNSTTTI comes from the coding sequence ATGAAGAAATTATTTATTTTACTAATCATGCTGTCTTTTGGACAGCATGGTTTTGCTCAAACTCCAGAAAAAAAAGCCGACAGCACCAGCACACAACCAAAAGGAATGCTGGCTTACAATAAAGTGATTACAGACAAAGCCAAAAGCAAGTCGGGTCTTTTTATGGTAAGTCAGGTGGATACGAAATACTATTTTCAAATTCCAGACAGCTTATTCAACCGATATATGTTGGTGGTAACTCGATTTCTTTCGACACCAGAAGGAATGGGAGTTTTTGGAGGAGAAAAAGCCAACGAGCAGACTATTTATTTTGAAAAAGGGGCAAATAACACCGTTTTTTTAAGATCATTACAGTACAGACAAGACGTTCGTTCTGCTGATTCGATGCTGGCAAAAGCATTGGCTGGAAGCAACGAAAATCCAATTGTTGCCGCTTTTCCAATCAAAACAACCAATCCTGATAACGGAAATGTGGTTATTGATGTAACCGATGTTTTTAAGAAAGACAATGCGATGTTTGCTATTGAAAGCAAAGAAAAAACAGAGAAAAAACTAACGTCTCTTGCTGATGACAAATCTTTTATTGAAAGCATCGATACCTATCCAATCAATATTGAAGTCAAAACAACAAAGACGTATACAAGTTCTACAGCAAGCAGCGGCAGTATTACATTGCGATTAAATACTTCAATTGTATTACTTCCAAAAACGCCAATGCGTAAACGTTTCTTTGATGAAAGAGTAGGGTATTTTGCGAATAAATATGTTTTGTTTGATGATGATGAACAAAGCGCACAGAAGAAATTTATTGTGCAACGTTATCGTTTAGAGCCAAAAGACAAAGACATCAAAAAATATCTAAGAGGCGAATTGGTAGAACCAAAAAAACAGATCGTTTATTATATTGATCCTGCAACACCAAAAAAATGGAGACCCTACTTAATTGCAGGAATCAACGATTGGCAGAAAGCTTTTGAGGCAGCAGGTTTTAAAAATGCAATTGTAGGTAAAGAATGGCCAGAAGATGATAAAACAATGAGTCTCGAAGATGCAAGATATTCTGTCGTAAGATATCTGGCTTCTGAAACACCAAATGCTTATGGTCCAAGAATTAGTGACCCAAGAAGCGGCGAAATTATGGAAAGCCATGTAGGCTGGTATCATAATGTGATGAAATTGGTTCAGAGATGGTACATGATTCAAGCCGGGCCTTTAGATGCAAGAGCTAGAAAAATGCATTTGGATGATGAATTAATGGGACAGTTAATTCGTTTTGTTTCTTCACATGAAATTGGACATACTATTGGTTTACGTCATAATATGGGAGCGAGCAGTGCAACTCCTGTAGAAAAACTTCGTGATAAAAAATGGGTGGAAGAAAATGGTCATACCGTTTCTATTATGGATTATGCTCGTTTTAATTATGTAGCACAGCCAGAAGATAATATTAGCCCAAAAGGAATTTATCCAAGAATTGGAGCTTATGACAAATGGGCTGTAGAATGGGGGTATACCTATTATCCAAACGCTAAAGATGAATTTGAAGAAGAAAAGACCCTTGCCAAATTAACGACAGATAGTTTAACGGCCAATCCTAAATTATGGTTTGGAGGCGAAGGAAAAGACGAAGATCCGCGCAGTCAGTCAGAAGATTTAGGAGACGATTCAGTAAAGGCGAGTGATTACGGAATTAAAAATCTGAAAAGAGTAGTTCCAAATTTGATTCAATGGACGTATCAGCCAAACGATGCTTACGATAATCTATCGGATATGCATAAAGCCGTTGTATCGCAGTATAGCCGCTATTTGTATCATGTACTGAAAAATATTGGCAACAATTATGTAACCAAAAGAACTGTTGACGAAAAAGGAGTAGTGTATCAGCCAGTTCCGAAAGCAAAAGTAAAAGCATCAATCGATTATGTTGGCAGACAATTGTTTACTGCACCTTTATGGATGTATCCAAAGGAAATTGACCAGCTTATTCCTTTAAAAACGGCAGACCAAATATCAGATCAGCAGAATCAGATTTTAAATATGCTTTTAAGTTCTGGAATGCTTTACAATATCAGCGTAAAAGCAATACAGTTTGAAGGAGCTTATACCGTTCCAGAGTTTTTAAATGATTTAGGTCAGACGGTTTGGGTAAAATTCAGCGGAGATGAAAAACAAGATTTTTATAGAAGAAGTTTACAGCGCGCTTATGTTGAAAAATTAGGAATGCTTTTATTGCCGAAAGAATTAGAGCCTGGAAAAGCAGCAAATGCAGCACAGCGAAGCGATGTAAGATTGTACGGAAAACAGCATTTGGTAAAATTAAGAGAGGATGTTACCAAATTAATGAACGGAGCAACCGGTTTAAGCAAAGATCATTACGAAGCAATCTTGATCGAAATAGACAAAATAGTTTCAAAATTAAATTCAACAACAACGATATGA
- a CDS encoding DUF3347 domain-containing protein, whose translation MKKLLVIAFIFISGFTQAQVTSKEEVTADLVQKREEQKKEITKNYLALKNSLITSDSLAVVKNAEGLKNSLKNFKFKKLTLDQMNAATTTRKAISDLAAEMAATKNINKQRKIFETLSVKYWDVASKFKAADATLYLQVCPMTGAVWTSDSKEIKNPYYPKNMLTCGEVKASL comes from the coding sequence ATGAAAAAATTATTAGTTATCGCATTTATTTTTATTAGCGGTTTCACTCAGGCACAGGTAACCTCAAAAGAAGAAGTAACGGCAGATTTGGTTCAAAAAAGAGAAGAACAAAAAAAGGAAATTACTAAAAATTATCTGGCTTTAAAAAACAGCTTAATAACTTCAGATAGTCTTGCTGTTGTAAAAAATGCTGAAGGTTTAAAGAATTCTTTGAAAAATTTCAAGTTTAAAAAGTTAACGCTGGATCAAATGAATGCAGCAACTACAACAAGAAAAGCAATTTCAGATTTAGCAGCTGAAATGGCAGCAACTAAAAATATTAATAAACAGCGTAAAATTTTTGAAACACTTTCGGTTAAATATTGGGATGTGGCTTCAAAATTCAAAGCAGCTGATGCAACATTATATTTACAGGTTTGTCCAATGACAGGCGCTGTATGGACAAGTGATAGCAAGGAAATCAAAAATCCTTATTATCCAAAAAATATGCTGACTTGTGGAGAAGTAAAAGCAAGTTTGTAG
- a CDS encoding SusC/RagA family TonB-linked outer membrane protein → MKKILNRYIGLCVLLISIGATAQETQPLIQSKIGGTIIDAVTKEPIIGASIVIKGTTHGVQTDFDGKFYFQTGQKLPYTVIVSYLGYKKREFVINENSVVIDLTEEQNQLSEVVVTALGISKEKKSLGYTTQALKNKDIAETKETNFLNSLSGKLAGVRITNSQGDMGSSRIIIRGETSIAGNNQPLFVVDGVPVDNSQLGSVGGATRDFKNAIADLNPNDIETLTVLKGPNAAALYGSRAAHGVVLITTKSGKSQKGLGITFNSGITISQVATLPSFQNSYGQGSNGRFSFVDGKGGGVNDGVDESWGPRMDGRLIPQFFSNGQAVPFVAHPNNVKDFFNTGVTYDNSISVARSDEKSDFRLGVNNQKQLGTVPNSEVNKTNFTINTNYQISKSIKVGVTGNYITTNAPALPGGPSGNRAAGVMLQFLWFGRQVDINELQNNRDVNWNNSYYSNPYWNAYYNTTSQQRNRFIGDVHLDAKLADGLNFRFRTGVDYYNDRRKYTIKYGTNGTPFGSYAEDAYTVNEQNTEGIFTYTKKLNDDFSLDALAGFNIRNHSDANNYQKAPRLAVPDLYTLTNSRDPLTSSNTLSRLRVYSAYASAQLGYKNYAYLNLTARNDWSSTLPSSNRSYFYPSINGSLVLSEALNLKSNTLDFLKIRGGWSEVGNDADPYQLSTIYNFQTAFDGNPIQTSSQKKLNENLKPETTRSTEVGLEATFWKNRLHFDVAYYNTNSFDQILEIKTTASSGYNSQLINAGKVNNRGLEIQLDGSPIQTENFKWNIGANYSRNRSKVEILDYARQIQNYTIGTSGGVDVLASVGQAYGALYGTAYLRDASGNIVVGSNGLPKADPTKRVLGHYTPDYLAGVTNTLTYKNIELSFLVDASVGGEIFSGTNRTGTYTGVLASTLPGRGAENGGLTYYLDGTTKTQVPNGTTAYDDGMIFKGVYENGTPNTTILSAQEYYKASYNISEAYIYSSTFVKMREIKLAYNFNKSFARKLGLEGASITAVGRNLFFIYKDAPNIDPETAFNTGNAQGLESLSLPTTRNFSLNVNLKF, encoded by the coding sequence ATGAAAAAAATATTAAATAGATATATTGGATTATGTGTTTTATTGATTTCCATAGGTGCGACAGCTCAGGAAACACAGCCACTGATTCAGTCAAAAATTGGTGGAACAATCATAGATGCCGTTACAAAAGAACCTATTATTGGAGCATCAATTGTGATTAAAGGTACTACGCATGGTGTTCAAACCGATTTTGATGGTAAATTTTATTTCCAAACAGGACAAAAACTGCCTTACACCGTAATAGTAAGTTACTTGGGTTACAAAAAGAGAGAATTTGTAATCAATGAAAATTCAGTGGTTATTGATCTTACAGAAGAACAAAATCAATTGTCAGAAGTAGTGGTTACGGCACTTGGGATTTCAAAAGAAAAGAAATCTCTAGGATATACAACTCAAGCGCTTAAAAACAAAGACATTGCTGAAACAAAAGAAACGAACTTCTTAAATAGTCTTAGCGGAAAATTAGCTGGAGTTCGTATTACAAACTCTCAAGGAGATATGGGATCTTCTCGTATTATCATTCGTGGGGAAACTTCTATTGCAGGAAACAACCAGCCATTGTTTGTGGTAGATGGAGTTCCGGTAGATAACTCACAGTTAGGAAGTGTAGGAGGAGCAACGCGTGACTTTAAAAATGCCATTGCCGATTTAAATCCAAACGATATTGAAACTTTAACGGTATTAAAAGGACCAAACGCGGCGGCGCTTTACGGATCACGTGCGGCACATGGTGTGGTTTTGATTACCACGAAATCTGGAAAGAGCCAAAAAGGATTAGGAATCACTTTTAATTCTGGGATTACAATTTCTCAAGTTGCAACATTGCCAAGTTTTCAAAACTCATACGGACAAGGTTCAAATGGAAGATTTAGTTTTGTGGATGGAAAAGGAGGAGGAGTAAACGACGGTGTTGACGAAAGCTGGGGGCCAAGAATGGACGGACGTTTAATTCCACAGTTTTTTTCAAATGGTCAGGCAGTGCCTTTTGTTGCGCATCCTAACAATGTGAAAGACTTCTTTAATACAGGAGTTACATACGACAATAGTATTTCGGTTGCAAGATCAGATGAAAAATCAGATTTCCGTTTAGGAGTAAACAATCAAAAACAATTGGGAACAGTACCAAATAGTGAAGTAAACAAAACAAACTTTACCATTAACACGAATTACCAAATTTCAAAAAGCATAAAAGTAGGAGTTACAGGTAATTATATTACAACTAATGCTCCAGCTTTACCAGGTGGCCCATCGGGGAATCGTGCTGCAGGTGTAATGCTTCAGTTTTTATGGTTCGGTCGTCAGGTTGATATCAATGAGCTTCAGAATAACAGAGATGTGAACTGGAACAACAGCTACTACAGTAACCCTTACTGGAATGCTTATTACAATACCACAAGCCAGCAGCGTAACCGTTTTATTGGAGATGTGCATTTGGATGCAAAATTGGCTGATGGTCTTAATTTTAGATTCCGTACAGGAGTTGATTATTACAATGACCGTAGAAAATATACGATCAAATACGGTACAAACGGAACGCCTTTCGGATCATACGCTGAAGATGCTTACACTGTAAACGAACAAAACACGGAAGGTATTTTTACTTATACTAAAAAACTGAATGACGATTTTAGTTTAGACGCTCTTGCCGGATTCAATATCCGTAATCACAGCGACGCAAACAACTATCAAAAAGCACCACGTTTAGCGGTACCGGATTTATATACTTTAACGAATTCAAGAGATCCGTTGACATCATCAAATACATTGTCAAGATTGAGAGTATATAGTGCTTATGCTTCTGCACAATTAGGGTATAAAAATTATGCGTATTTAAATTTAACGGCTCGTAACGACTGGTCATCAACATTACCAAGCAGCAACCGTTCTTATTTCTACCCTTCTATTAATGGAAGTTTAGTTTTATCAGAAGCTTTAAACTTAAAAAGTAATACACTCGATTTCTTAAAAATACGCGGAGGTTGGTCTGAAGTAGGTAATGATGCAGATCCTTATCAGTTATCAACGATTTACAATTTCCAGACCGCATTTGACGGAAATCCAATTCAAACTTCTTCACAAAAGAAATTGAATGAGAATTTGAAACCAGAAACGACTCGTTCAACAGAGGTTGGTTTAGAAGCTACTTTCTGGAAAAACAGATTACATTTTGATGTGGCTTATTATAACACAAATAGTTTCGACCAGATTTTGGAAATCAAAACAACGGCTTCGAGCGGATACAATTCACAGTTAATCAATGCTGGAAAAGTAAATAATAGAGGTTTAGAGATTCAATTAGACGGAAGTCCTATTCAAACTGAAAACTTCAAATGGAATATTGGAGCAAATTACTCAAGAAATAGAAGTAAAGTAGAGATATTGGATTATGCAAGACAAATTCAAAACTATACAATTGGTACTTCAGGAGGCGTTGATGTATTGGCTTCTGTAGGACAAGCTTACGGAGCACTTTACGGAACTGCGTATTTACGTGATGCCAGCGGAAACATTGTTGTAGGATCAAACGGTTTACCAAAAGCAGATCCGACAAAAAGAGTTTTAGGACATTATACTCCGGATTATTTAGCAGGTGTGACAAATACCTTAACTTATAAAAATATTGAATTATCGTTCCTTGTTGATGCAAGTGTAGGTGGAGAAATTTTTTCAGGAACTAACAGAACAGGAACTTATACAGGAGTATTAGCTTCAACGCTTCCGGGACGTGGTGCTGAAAATGGTGGTTTAACTTATTATTTGGATGGTACAACAAAAACTCAGGTTCCAAACGGAACTACAGCATATGATGACGGTATGATTTTTAAAGGAGTATACGAAAACGGAACTCCAAACACTACAATACTAAGTGCACAAGAATATTACAAAGCATCATACAACATCAGTGAAGCTTATATCTATAGCTCAACTTTTGTAAAAATGAGAGAAATTAAATTGGCTTACAATTTCAATAAATCATTTGCTAGAAAACTGGGATTAGAAGGAGCAAGTATTACTGCTGTTGGACGTAACTTATTCTTTATCTATAAAGATGCACCTAATATTGATCCTGAAACGGCTTTCAATACTGGAAATGCACAAGGTTTGGAAAGTTTGTCTTTACCAACAACCAGAAATTTCAGTCTTAATGTTAATCTTAAATTCTAA
- a CDS encoding SusD/RagB family nutrient-binding outer membrane lipoprotein, whose translation MLKKLSYIILFGLTLTSCSDTLDDINKNPNATETPLAPYLLTGSLKQGADLYWGSENNFNSSLLFVQHWAKIQYTEPDRYDVSNTSFTSLWNTGYATLITDLNTIINFPDAQANSNYKGIALTLRSWTFLLLTDAYGSIPYKEAGQKVTPAYNTQKEVYTGLLEDLAKAQSLLSTTNGTVTGDLVYKGDVAKWKRFVNSLRLRIALRIADKEPALAKQAAIDATTDAAGVLSSNNDTFKFTYIASPQQNPASAWFETRDDFRISKTMVDKLKEFSDPRLPVYAQLPSDATVGTYVGGGNGLSNSDANNQGFAKTSKPGTYFLTSTSPAVIYSYSEALFNLAEAVARGYISGDAETLYKNAITASFNQFGITDATVISNYLNQATVKYDASNYAKSIGTQKWIAFFGQGLDAFTEWRRLDFPVLTAGPNTVLDGKIPSRFFYPGTEQSLNGINYQNAVSDQGKDLLTTKLWFDAK comes from the coding sequence ATGCTAAAAAAGCTATCATATATAATCTTATTTGGATTGACACTGACCTCATGCAGTGATACTTTGGATGATATCAATAAAAATCCAAATGCAACCGAAACTCCACTGGCACCTTACTTGTTGACAGGCTCATTAAAACAAGGAGCTGATTTATACTGGGGTTCAGAAAATAACTTTAACTCGTCTTTGTTATTCGTACAGCATTGGGCTAAGATCCAATATACGGAACCAGATAGATACGATGTTTCAAATACTTCATTCACTTCTTTGTGGAATACAGGTTATGCAACCTTAATTACAGATTTGAATACGATTATTAATTTTCCAGATGCTCAGGCCAATTCAAATTACAAAGGAATTGCTTTAACGCTTCGTTCATGGACATTTTTATTGCTGACAGATGCTTACGGAAGTATTCCATATAAAGAAGCGGGACAGAAAGTGACTCCAGCCTATAATACACAAAAAGAAGTATACACAGGTTTGTTAGAAGATTTAGCAAAAGCGCAGTCTTTATTAAGCACAACAAATGGTACTGTTACAGGTGATTTGGTTTACAAAGGAGATGTAGCAAAATGGAAAAGATTTGTGAATTCACTTCGTCTCAGAATAGCATTAAGAATTGCTGATAAAGAACCTGCTTTAGCAAAACAAGCCGCTATCGATGCAACAACTGATGCAGCTGGAGTTTTAAGCAGTAATAACGATACTTTTAAGTTTACGTATATTGCTTCTCCTCAGCAAAATCCAGCTTCGGCTTGGTTTGAAACTCGTGATGATTTCCGTATTTCAAAAACGATGGTAGATAAATTAAAAGAGTTTTCAGATCCTCGTTTACCCGTTTATGCACAATTACCGTCAGATGCAACTGTTGGTACGTATGTTGGAGGTGGCAACGGATTATCAAATAGTGATGCGAACAACCAAGGTTTTGCTAAAACATCTAAACCAGGAACTTATTTCCTAACGTCAACATCGCCGGCTGTAATTTATTCTTATTCAGAAGCATTATTTAATCTTGCTGAAGCTGTTGCTCGTGGATATATTTCTGGTGATGCTGAAACGCTTTATAAAAATGCCATTACAGCATCATTCAATCAATTTGGAATTACAGATGCTACAGTAATCTCTAATTATTTGAATCAGGCAACTGTAAAATACGATGCTTCCAATTATGCTAAATCTATTGGTACACAAAAGTGGATTGCCTTTTTTGGACAAGGATTAGATGCCTTTACAGAATGGAGAAGATTGGATTTTCCAGTTTTGACAGCTGGACCCAATACTGTTTTGGATGGAAAAATTCCTTCTCGTTTTTTCTATCCTGGAACAGAGCAGTCATTAAATGGAATTAATTATCAAAATGCAGTGTCAGATCAAGGAAAAGATCTACTGACAACTAAATTATGGTTTGATGCTAAATAG
- a CDS encoding sensor histidine kinase gives MLQSLPLDPKTIFLLYFWGNLFVCILIFSYSFSYASTENRKKLNTFGFGKVLLTIGWICIFLRGIVPDFISINFGNTIILSGCWYETIAIISMNKAKFNRRYQIQTVLTVIAIVVFNMAALLGGSMNTRIIIMSLCIFAIYLLPTIGYFREKATNFFRVFYLLCYVSFEILIFIRAVYTYVSPQQHFFRQSTFDSLYSIGLFLLTLVGTVGFLLLVKEKQDLKIQKLLKDKNLFFSIIAHDLKGPLGSSLALSEILSQEIDTYSREEIKEITEMLHDSNKNIYKLLENLLNWSRMQTGMIEYNPKMIDLNSLIEENIKLSKSTALNKNIDLRFESTEVVSTMLDKDMIDTVLRNLLTNAVKFTEQQGEIVVSLHKTNKKAEVSIRDNGIGIPLNIQEKLFKINEKVIQKGTENEIGNGLGLLLCHEFIKKHHGEIWAESKLGKGSTFKFILPLEK, from the coding sequence ATGCTCCAATCATTACCCTTGGATCCTAAAACGATTTTTCTTCTTTACTTTTGGGGAAATTTATTTGTCTGCATTCTTATTTTCAGCTATTCCTTTTCATATGCTTCTACAGAAAACAGGAAAAAGCTCAATACGTTTGGTTTTGGAAAAGTACTATTAACCATAGGCTGGATATGTATTTTTTTGAGAGGTATAGTTCCAGATTTTATTTCGATCAACTTTGGTAATACTATTATTCTTTCAGGATGTTGGTACGAAACCATCGCGATAATATCTATGAATAAAGCTAAATTTAATAGACGTTATCAAATACAAACTGTTTTAACTGTTATTGCAATTGTGGTTTTTAATATGGCAGCTTTGCTCGGAGGATCAATGAATACCCGTATTATAATTATGTCTCTTTGTATATTTGCTATTTATCTGCTTCCTACAATTGGTTATTTTAGAGAGAAAGCGACAAATTTTTTCCGTGTATTTTATCTTCTTTGTTACGTTTCTTTTGAAATTTTAATTTTTATAAGGGCAGTTTATACCTATGTAAGCCCGCAGCAGCATTTTTTTAGGCAAAGTACATTTGACAGTTTATATAGTATTGGATTATTTTTGCTGACTCTTGTTGGGACTGTTGGTTTTCTATTATTGGTAAAAGAAAAACAGGATCTCAAAATACAGAAATTATTAAAGGACAAAAATTTATTCTTCTCTATAATTGCCCATGATTTAAAAGGGCCGCTGGGATCTTCGCTGGCTTTATCTGAAATTTTGTCTCAGGAAATTGATACCTACAGCCGTGAAGAAATCAAAGAGATTACAGAAATGCTTCATGATTCAAACAAAAACATTTATAAGCTTCTTGAAAACCTTTTGAATTGGTCGCGAATGCAGACTGGAATGATAGAATACAATCCGAAAATGATCGATTTAAACAGTTTAATTGAAGAAAACATAAAACTCAGCAAGAGTACAGCATTAAACAAAAATATTGATTTAAGGTTCGAATCAACAGAAGTTGTTAGTACAATGCTTGATAAAGATATGATTGATACCGTTTTAAGAAACCTTTTAACCAATGCTGTTAAATTTACAGAACAGCAAGGGGAAATTGTAGTGAGTCTTCATAAAACAAATAAAAAAGCAGAAGTATCTATTAGAGATAACGGAATTGGAATTCCGCTCAATATTCAAGAAAAGCTTTTTAAAATTAATGAAAAAGTAATTCAGAAAGGCACCGAAAATGAAATCGGAAATGGATTAGGTTTACTGCTCTGCCATGAGTTTATAAAAAAACACCATGGTGAAATCTGGGCTGAAAGTAAACTCGGAAAAGGCAGTACTTTTAAGTTTATACTGCCTTTAGAAAAATAA